The following coding sequences lie in one Calidithermus timidus DSM 17022 genomic window:
- a CDS encoding SWIM zinc finger family protein: protein MVLRGSRQGQRYSARVQGSAPYPYRTWVDLEKQDWGCTCPYGWGPVCKHVVAVAYAIQEAPEIFQARRKRKQKPTDLQQLALQELSDEALLEVLWELAQQRPELMEEFAYNLLQRSE, encoded by the coding sequence ATGGTGCTGAGGGGCTCCCGGCAGGGCCAACGTTACAGCGCCCGCGTGCAGGGCAGCGCGCCCTACCCCTACCGCACCTGGGTCGATCTGGAAAAGCAGGACTGGGGCTGTACCTGTCCTTACGGCTGGGGTCCGGTGTGCAAGCACGTCGTGGCCGTGGCCTATGCCATCCAGGAAGCGCCCGAGATCTTCCAGGCCAGGCGCAAGCGCAAGCAAAAGCCTACCGACCTCCAGCAGTTGGCCCTGCAAGAGCTTTCCGACGAAGCCCTCCTCGAGGTCCTGTGGGAACTGGCCCAACAGCGCCCGGAGCTGATGGAGGAGTTCGCCTACAACCTATTGCAGCGCAGCGAGTAG
- a CDS encoding phosphopentomutase: MKIITIVLDSVGLGYLPDAARFGDEGADTLDHTVLKSGVELPNLAALGLGHVPGVHTLPKVEQPRGAFGRMREVNPGKDTSTGHWEFVGIQLEHPFQVFPQGFPPDFLRRYAERIGVGGWLLNQPYSGTDAIRDYGDEHLKSGFPIVYTSADSVFQVAAHVGKVPLETLYEWCRVAREMLVGPLAVARVIARPFEGQPGRYARREDLRKDFALEPPRNVLDVLKEGGLEVVGVGKIPDIYAHRGFTREVKSKDNADGIARTLELMRQDFSGLVFTNLVDFDAKFGHRRNPEGYAAALRDFDTELPGILAGLGPDDYLFIVSDHGNDPTYRGTDHTREYGMLLAVGPGLAGRDLGTRETFADLAATWAGLFGLEWEGPGKGVI, encoded by the coding sequence ATGAAGATCATCACCATCGTGCTCGACTCCGTGGGCCTGGGCTACCTCCCCGACGCCGCCCGCTTCGGCGACGAGGGGGCCGACACCCTCGACCACACCGTGCTCAAGAGCGGCGTGGAGCTGCCCAACCTGGCCGCCTTGGGCCTGGGCCACGTGCCGGGGGTACACACCTTGCCCAAAGTTGAGCAACCCAGAGGGGCTTTTGGCCGCATGCGGGAGGTCAATCCCGGCAAGGACACCTCGACGGGGCACTGGGAGTTCGTGGGCATCCAGCTCGAGCACCCCTTCCAGGTTTTTCCACAGGGTTTTCCACCGGACTTCCTCCGGCGCTACGCCGAGCGCATCGGGGTGGGGGGCTGGTTGCTGAACCAGCCCTACTCCGGCACCGACGCCATCCGCGACTACGGCGACGAGCACCTGAAGAGCGGTTTTCCCATCGTCTACACCTCCGCCGACTCGGTGTTCCAGGTGGCGGCCCACGTGGGCAAGGTGCCCCTCGAGACCCTCTACGAGTGGTGCCGCGTGGCCCGCGAGATGCTGGTGGGCCCGCTGGCCGTCGCCCGCGTGATCGCCCGCCCCTTCGAGGGCCAGCCCGGTCGCTACGCCCGCCGCGAGGACCTGCGCAAGGACTTCGCGCTCGAGCCTCCCCGCAACGTCCTCGACGTGCTCAAGGAGGGGGGCCTCGAGGTGGTGGGGGTGGGTAAGATCCCCGACATCTACGCCCACCGCGGCTTCACCCGCGAGGTGAAGTCGAAGGACAACGCCGACGGCATCGCCCGCACGCTGGAGCTCATGCGGCAGGACTTCTCGGGCTTGGTCTTCACCAACCTCGTCGACTTCGACGCCAAGTTCGGCCACCGCCGCAACCCCGAAGGCTACGCCGCCGCCCTGCGCGACTTCGACACCGAATTGCCCGGCATCCTGGCCGGGCTGGGGCCCGACGATTACCTCTTCATCGTCTCCGACCACGGCAACGACCCCACTTACCGCGGCACCGACCACACCCGCGAGTACGGCATGCTCCTGGCGGTAGGCCCGGGGCTGGCCGGACGGGACCTGGGCACCCGCGAGACCTTCGCCGACTTGGCGGCGACGTGGGCGGGGTTGTTCGGGCTCGAGTGGGAAGGACCGGGGAAAGGGGTCATCTAG
- the metK gene encoding methionine adenosyltransferase codes for MRLVTSESVTEGHPDKLADRISDSILDAMLAQDPKSRVACETLVTTGLVMVAGEITTESYVDIPNLVRQTVNEVGYNRAKFGFDGSTCAVITAIDEQSPDIAGGVNKSWEYRELGSRDPLDEIGAGDQGLMIGYAVDETPELMPLPISLAHGLTRRLAQARKSGELPYLRPDGKAQVTIVYEGDKPLYVGTVLVSTQHAEEIPQEQIRHDVIEKVVRRAIPEQYLSEETLYLINPSGKFVIGGPHGDTGLTGRKIIVDTYGGAVPHGGGAFSGKDPTKVDRSGAYYARYMAKNIVAAGLARRALVELAYAIGKARPVGMRVETFGTGVMPDEQIGKIAQQVFDARPKAIIQNLDLLRPIYAATSAYGHFGRDGFPWEATDKVEELRQLAGLPALA; via the coding sequence CTGCGCTTAGTTACATCTGAATCGGTGACCGAAGGTCACCCCGACAAATTGGCCGACCGCATCTCGGATTCCATCCTCGACGCCATGCTCGCCCAGGACCCCAAGTCGCGGGTGGCCTGCGAAACCCTCGTCACCACGGGGTTGGTGATGGTGGCCGGGGAGATCACCACCGAGAGTTACGTAGATATCCCCAACCTGGTGCGCCAGACCGTCAATGAAGTGGGGTACAACCGCGCCAAGTTTGGCTTCGATGGCAGCACCTGCGCGGTGATCACCGCCATCGACGAGCAGTCGCCCGACATCGCCGGCGGGGTCAACAAGTCCTGGGAGTACCGCGAGCTGGGCTCGCGCGACCCCCTCGACGAGATCGGAGCGGGCGACCAGGGCTTGATGATTGGCTACGCCGTCGACGAGACCCCCGAACTCATGCCCCTGCCCATCTCCCTGGCCCATGGCCTCACCCGTCGCCTGGCCCAGGCCCGCAAGAGCGGGGAGCTCCCCTACCTGCGCCCCGACGGCAAGGCCCAGGTGACCATCGTCTACGAGGGCGATAAGCCCCTCTACGTGGGCACTGTGCTGGTCTCTACGCAGCACGCTGAAGAAATACCCCAAGAGCAAATCCGCCACGACGTGATCGAGAAGGTTGTGCGGCGGGCCATTCCCGAGCAATACCTCAGCGAGGAGACCCTCTACCTCATCAACCCCTCGGGCAAGTTCGTCATCGGTGGTCCCCACGGCGACACCGGCCTTACCGGGCGCAAGATCATCGTGGACACTTATGGCGGAGCCGTGCCCCACGGGGGCGGGGCCTTCAGCGGCAAGGACCCCACCAAGGTAGACCGCTCCGGGGCTTACTACGCCCGCTACATGGCCAAGAACATCGTCGCCGCAGGGCTGGCCCGCCGCGCCCTGGTCGAGCTGGCTTATGCCATCGGCAAGGCCCGTCCGGTGGGGATGCGCGTGGAGACTTTTGGCACCGGGGTGATGCCCGACGAGCAGATCGGCAAGATCGCTCAGCAGGTCTTCGACGCCCGGCCCAAAGCCATCATCCAGAACCTGGACCTCCTGCGACCCATATACGCCGCTACCTCGGCCTATGGCCACTTTGGCCGCGACGGCTTCCCCTGGGAGGCCACCGACAAGGTGGAGGAGCTGCGCCAACTCGCGGGGCTGCCGGCTCTGGCTTGA
- a CDS encoding ABC transporter permease subunit, with amino-acid sequence MSLPSPTLPPPTTQDPAIRLSQVSVQFDGHAVLRGVDLEVARGEFIAIIGPSGGGKSTLLRVIAGLQKAQGSVSVSGQPAMVFQDYRLLPWRTVEQNIRLPIELTGRGKVSTYLGMRPYLHLYPHQLSGGMKARVAIARALAQDAEVLLMDEPFAALDALVRERFNLELKELHKRSGKTILFVTHSIREAVYLADRVVVLKNGVIETILDTRDEGRITAFTDGVEAELRARLGVADSTHVEPPPAPLRPPWELFGVLGLAGLLLLSWALLSARIPLFFPSPAAVWQAAVQNAPQLAQSALATLEVAALGVLCSLLIGTPIGYLMGRLRTMERLLSPFIVALQAIPTVIVAPLLVIWFGFSLEAKLITTTLISIFPVMVSTMVGVREVDRTYREVFQTIGAGPWGILTKLELPGALPVLLGGLRLAVSLALIGAVVADFTFQGEGLGAFANTERLSFRYANAFAAVGVNVVLGVALYGLVTLLEYWVLRYRRR; translated from the coding sequence GTGAGCCTGCCTTCGCCTACCCTACCCCCCCCAACCACCCAGGACCCGGCCATCCGCCTGAGCCAGGTCTCGGTGCAGTTTGACGGTCACGCGGTGTTGCGAGGGGTGGACCTCGAGGTCGCCAGGGGCGAGTTCATCGCCATCATCGGCCCTTCGGGGGGCGGCAAGAGCACCTTGCTGCGGGTGATCGCCGGGCTACAAAAAGCGCAGGGGTCGGTCAGCGTGAGCGGGCAGCCGGCGATGGTCTTCCAGGATTACCGGCTGCTACCCTGGCGCACCGTCGAGCAGAACATTCGCCTGCCCATCGAGCTCACCGGGCGCGGCAAGGTCAGCACCTATTTGGGGATGCGGCCTTACCTACACCTCTACCCCCACCAGCTTTCCGGGGGCATGAAGGCCCGCGTGGCCATCGCCCGGGCGCTGGCCCAAGACGCCGAGGTGCTGCTGATGGACGAACCCTTCGCCGCCCTCGACGCGTTGGTGCGCGAGCGTTTCAACCTCGAGCTCAAAGAGCTGCACAAGAGGAGCGGGAAGACCATTTTATTCGTCACCCACTCCATCCGCGAGGCGGTCTACCTGGCCGACCGCGTGGTGGTGCTCAAAAACGGCGTCATCGAGACCATCCTCGACACCCGCGACGAGGGCCGCATCACCGCCTTCACCGACGGCGTGGAGGCCGAGCTGCGGGCCAGGCTGGGCGTGGCCGACTCCACCCACGTCGAACCCCCACCCGCACCGCTGCGCCCGCCCTGGGAGCTCTTCGGGGTGCTGGGCCTGGCCGGGCTGCTCCTCCTGAGTTGGGCTTTGCTCTCGGCCCGGATTCCCCTCTTCTTCCCCTCGCCCGCTGCGGTGTGGCAGGCCGCCGTGCAGAACGCCCCCCAACTGGCCCAAAGCGCCCTGGCGACGCTCGAGGTCGCCGCGCTAGGGGTGCTGTGCTCGCTGCTTATCGGCACCCCCATTGGCTACCTGATGGGTCGTCTGCGCACCATGGAACGGCTGCTCTCCCCGTTCATCGTAGCCCTACAGGCCATCCCCACCGTGATCGTAGCCCCGCTGCTGGTGATCTGGTTTGGCTTCAGCCTCGAGGCCAAGCTCATCACCACCACCTTAATCTCGATCTTCCCGGTGATGGTCTCGACGATGGTGGGGGTGCGGGAAGTGGACCGCACCTACCGCGAGGTGTTCCAGACCATCGGGGCAGGGCCCTGGGGCATCCTGACCAAGCTCGAGCTGCCCGGCGCCCTGCCGGTGCTGCTGGGCGGTCTGCGCCTGGCCGTCTCGCTGGCCCTCATCGGCGCGGTGGTTGCCGACTTCACCTTCCAGGGCGAGGGCCTGGGCGCCTTTGCCAACACCGAGCGGCTGTCCTTTCGCTACGCCAACGCCTTCGCCGCTGTAGGGGTCAACGTGGTGTTGGGCGTCGCGCTGTACGGGTTGGTGACGCTGCTGGAATACTGGGTGCTGCGCTACCGCAGGCGGTGA
- a CDS encoding isoprenyl transferase: MAVDTSAIPRKNSARQRFINVLRVALKPLYWWYEKRLEAEVRHGHVPRHLGMILDGNRRFARELGLQGHEGHEFGVQKAYEVLEWCLELRIPTVTIWVFSTDNWSRSQLEVETLMNLFVKEAKRMAQDPRIHANEVRVKVIGRRDRFPPKVLQALEELEEATKQHEGMLLNIAMGYGGREEIVDAVKSLLLEAARTGKSPEELAAELDMEHISERLYTAGVPDPDFIIRTSGEIRLSGFLLWQAAYSEYYFFDAFWPAFRRVDFLRAIRAYQGRERRFGK, encoded by the coding sequence ATGGCAGTAGACACCTCCGCAATTCCCCGCAAGAACTCGGCGCGGCAGCGCTTCATCAACGTGCTGCGCGTGGCCCTCAAGCCGCTGTATTGGTGGTACGAGAAGCGCTTGGAGGCCGAGGTGCGCCACGGCCACGTCCCCCGCCACCTGGGCATGATCTTGGACGGTAACCGGCGTTTCGCCAGGGAACTGGGCCTGCAGGGGCACGAGGGGCACGAGTTTGGCGTGCAAAAAGCCTACGAAGTGCTCGAGTGGTGCTTGGAGCTCAGGATCCCCACCGTCACCATCTGGGTCTTCTCCACCGACAACTGGAGCCGCTCGCAGCTCGAGGTCGAAACCCTCATGAACCTCTTCGTCAAAGAAGCCAAGCGCATGGCCCAGGACCCACGCATCCACGCCAACGAGGTGCGGGTGAAGGTCATCGGGCGCCGCGACCGCTTCCCGCCGAAAGTGCTGCAAGCGCTGGAGGAACTCGAAGAAGCCACCAAGCAGCACGAGGGCATGCTGCTCAACATCGCCATGGGCTACGGCGGGCGCGAGGAGATCGTGGACGCGGTCAAGAGCCTGCTGCTCGAGGCCGCCCGCACCGGCAAGAGCCCCGAGGAGCTAGCCGCCGAGCTCGATATGGAGCACATCTCCGAGCGGCTCTACACCGCCGGGGTCCCCGACCCCGACTTCATCATCCGCACCTCGGGTGAGATCCGGCTCTCGGGTTTTCTGCTGTGGCAAGCTGCCTACAGCGAGTACTACTTCTTCGACGCCTTCTGGCCCGCTTTCCGCCGGGTGGACTTCCTGCGGGCCATCCGGGCCTACCAGGGCCGCGAGCGACGCTTCGGCAAGTAA
- the zapE gene encoding cell division protein ZapE: protein MRLVERMPEVNLETLLAQFVPPPRYSGATFDSYHPDPRFSSQAVAKERLGRWVRDRPQGFFRKKLPDPRGIYLDGGFGVGKTHLLVAAYWQAPEPKAYLSFEELTYAVGLMGMAQAVERFGRLAYLFIDEFELDDPGNAQMVTNLLGQTMEKGLRVAATSNTPPGALGQGRFNAEQFRIQIQSLARRFAVESLDGEDYRHRDFQHPPLPLAAEELEELYHEETRPASYDSFAELFYLLRGLHPIRYRYLFDSLEVVYLEGLAPIPDLNDALRFVHFIDKLYDRGLQLRASGVPLEQIFLESYRHGAFAKKFGRCLSRLSELLGQR, encoded by the coding sequence GTGCGTCTGGTCGAACGAATGCCTGAAGTCAACCTCGAGACCCTGCTCGCCCAATTTGTGCCGCCGCCGCGCTACAGCGGGGCCACTTTCGATTCCTACCACCCCGACCCCCGCTTTTCCTCGCAAGCCGTCGCCAAGGAGCGCCTGGGGCGCTGGGTGCGGGACCGTCCCCAGGGCTTCTTCCGCAAGAAATTGCCCGATCCGAGGGGGATTTACCTCGACGGCGGCTTCGGGGTAGGCAAGACCCACCTGTTGGTAGCCGCCTACTGGCAAGCCCCCGAGCCCAAGGCCTACCTCTCTTTCGAGGAACTCACCTACGCCGTGGGCCTGATGGGCATGGCCCAGGCGGTCGAGCGCTTTGGCCGCTTGGCCTACCTCTTCATCGACGAGTTCGAACTCGACGACCCCGGCAACGCCCAGATGGTCACCAACCTGCTGGGCCAGACCATGGAAAAGGGCCTGCGCGTGGCGGCTACCTCCAACACCCCGCCCGGCGCCCTGGGCCAGGGTCGCTTCAACGCCGAGCAGTTCCGCATCCAGATCCAGAGCTTGGCCCGCCGCTTTGCGGTGGAGAGCCTTGACGGCGAAGACTACCGCCACCGCGACTTCCAGCACCCCCCGCTGCCTTTAGCGGCCGAGGAACTCGAGGAGCTCTACCACGAGGAGACCCGGCCCGCCAGCTACGACTCCTTCGCCGAACTCTTCTACCTGCTGCGCGGCCTGCACCCCATCCGCTACCGCTACCTCTTCGACTCGCTCGAGGTCGTCTACCTCGAGGGCTTGGCCCCCATCCCCGACCTCAACGACGCCCTGCGCTTCGTGCACTTCATCGACAAACTCTACGACCGCGGCCTCCAGCTCCGGGCCTCCGGGGTGCCGCTGGAGCAGATCTTCCTCGAGAGCTACCGCCACGGGGCCTTCGCCAAGAAGTTTGGCCGCTGCCTCTCGCGGCTATCCGAACTGCTCGGCCAGCGCTGA
- a CDS encoding zinc ribbon domain-containing protein, with protein MKLAAQYPNPALALESLDGIRDRVRGSQRFNRMMSSWAFRQLADFILYKAQRAGVRVVFVDPRNSSRACPRCKHTAKANRPEQSHFRCVACGYQGNADVVASINIAGAAARLLRQGPTGTARPDKGQPDPAGGWVDGVKVCDTGFKKILFKTKNPGAIFLNPRALPSVDRPAKAGRRHHSVTN; from the coding sequence GTGAAGCTTGCGGCTCAGTATCCCAACCCAGCGCTGGCGCTGGAGAGCCTCGATGGGATTCGTGACCGGGTACGCGGCAGCCAGAGGTTCAACCGGATGATGAGTAGCTGGGCCTTTCGGCAACTGGCGGACTTTATCCTTTACAAGGCCCAAAGGGCCGGGGTCAGGGTGGTGTTTGTTGATCCCCGAAACTCTAGCCGGGCATGCCCAAGATGCAAGCACACGGCCAAAGCCAACCGACCTGAGCAGAGCCACTTCCGATGTGTGGCCTGCGGCTACCAAGGGAATGCCGATGTGGTAGCCAGTATCAACATCGCTGGTGCAGCGGCTAGACTGCTACGCCAAGGGCCGACTGGCACGGCCCGGCCCGATAAGGGCCAGCCTGACCCCGCTGGGGGTTGGGTAGATGGAGTAAAGGTGTGTGATACCGGATTCAAAAAGATACTCTTCAAAACCAAAAACCCAGGGGCTATCTTTTTGAATCCTAGAGCACTCCCTTCGGTCGACCGCCCCGCCAAGGCGGGGCGGCGTCACCATTCGGTGACGAACTAA
- a CDS encoding DUF4127 family protein, producing the protein MVALLSQWKAHRKLLCLLFPLLTSGGLAQTLYVPLDNRPPNWTPCTWGVVRCPPAEFYKGRSGVGFLDLATWLINTPGERLVVSLDALAYGGLVQSRATPLSVPEALARLTLLRAWRGKFGGKVVAFGVIPRHPDAKYRERNLEVLRSLADWGLDYLEAPWDDALPGSPAVQEAATLPLPTRPGADESGQLMLLRALSPGLRVRVWYDDPAAARQNTRYEGIPLEESVRRLLESGGMQAVEQKPDLALLVYTGKDPRQAVLTLLRASREAPVAVADIASVNRGDKRLMDYLLELGRYPYLASYACWGTPANNLGSALAQGGLFLRDLEGRLDRLAEGYLQYLYGEVGRPWVRRYFAEPLLEGVSILTLGYLREQRLPKLMGDRLELLSVEFPWRRSFEVALRFRRVR; encoded by the coding sequence ATGGTTGCGCTCCTGTCGCAATGGAAAGCTCACCGCAAGCTGCTATGCCTGCTATTCCCGCTGCTCACCTCCGGCGGCTTAGCCCAAACCCTCTACGTCCCCCTCGACAACCGCCCGCCCAACTGGACCCCCTGCACCTGGGGGGTGGTGCGCTGCCCCCCGGCGGAGTTCTACAAGGGCCGCTCGGGGGTTGGCTTCCTCGACCTTGCCACCTGGCTCATCAACACCCCGGGTGAGCGCCTGGTGGTGAGCCTGGACGCGTTGGCCTATGGGGGGCTGGTGCAGAGCCGCGCGACCCCCCTGTCTGTCCCCGAGGCCCTGGCGCGACTGACGCTGCTGCGGGCCTGGAGGGGCAAGTTCGGCGGTAAGGTGGTGGCCTTTGGGGTCATCCCCCGCCACCCCGACGCCAAATACCGCGAGCGCAACCTCGAGGTCCTGCGCTCCTTGGCGGACTGGGGGCTGGACTACCTCGAGGCCCCCTGGGACGACGCCCTGCCGGGTTCCCCCGCCGTGCAAGAGGCGGCCACCCTGCCCCTACCCACCCGCCCCGGCGCCGACGAGAGCGGGCAGTTGATGCTCTTGCGAGCGCTGTCGCCAGGGCTCAGGGTGCGGGTGTGGTACGACGACCCCGCCGCCGCCAGGCAAAACACCCGTTACGAGGGGATCCCCCTGGAGGAGAGCGTGCGGCGGCTGCTGGAGAGCGGGGGTATGCAGGCGGTGGAGCAAAAGCCCGACCTGGCCCTGCTGGTCTACACCGGCAAGGACCCCCGCCAGGCGGTGCTCACCCTGCTGCGGGCCAGCCGCGAGGCCCCGGTGGCGGTGGCCGACATCGCCTCGGTCAACCGGGGTGACAAGCGCCTGATGGACTACCTGCTCGAGCTAGGCCGCTATCCCTACCTTGCCAGCTATGCCTGCTGGGGTACGCCCGCCAACAACCTGGGCAGCGCCTTGGCCCAGGGCGGGCTGTTCTTGCGCGACCTCGAGGGGCGGCTGGACCGGCTGGCCGAGGGTTATCTGCAGTACCTCTATGGCGAGGTGGGGCGACCCTGGGTGCGGCGCTACTTCGCCGAGCCTTTGCTGGAGGGGGTGAGCATTCTGACGCTGGGCTACCTGCGCGAACAGCGCCTGCCGAAGCTGATGGGGGACCGGCTCGAGCTGCTGAGCGTGGAATTCCCTTGGCGGCGCAGCTTCGAGGTTGCCCTACGCTTCCGCCGGGTGCGTTGA
- a CDS encoding transposase, with translation MLPLKVPTTPTVCDGSGAPTAIGVDLGIVRLATARHPGGVFVVNGKPIRHRRERYVALRKRLQRHRRADRVRAMRGKERRWMTDLNHKVSR, from the coding sequence ATGTTGCCCCTCAAGGTGCCCACCACCCCCACCGTCTGTGACGGGAGCGGTGCGCCTACCGCTATCGGGGTAGATCTGGGCATCGTTCGGTTGGCTACAGCCAGGCATCCTGGGGGCGTGTTTGTGGTCAATGGCAAGCCCATCCGTCATCGCCGGGAACGCTACGTTGCCCTTCGCAAACGGCTGCAGAGACACCGCCGTGCCGACCGGGTGCGGGCTATGCGGGGCAAGGAGCGGCGCTGGATGACCGACCTCAACCACAAGGTCAGTCGCTAG